Proteins co-encoded in one Candidatus Thiodictyon syntrophicum genomic window:
- the rsxC gene encoding electron transport complex subunit RsxC, giving the protein MKLFAIRGGIHPEYRKELASDKAITALPMPQRLRILLHQHIGAPARLLVAAGERVLKGQMIAQGQGPVSAPAHAPTSGYIESVSEVTAPHASGLAQTAVVLVPDGKEEWAPLPTPLADPLTAEPQLIRDLVAQAGIVGMGGAAFPSVVKLHLGTQRKLEMLVLNGAECEPYLTCDDRVMREHPDEVIDGARIMAHALGAPLVIIGIEDNKPEALEAMTREAAAFPEVQVRPVPVQYPMGSERHLVQALTGRETPAAKLTADIGAVVHNVATAQAIHHAVRFGRPLIERVVTVSGRAVREPRNILAPIGAPVTALIDFCGGLVGVPARLVQGGPMMGQPLPSLDVPVIKGTSGILALNAEETGEAEAGPCIRCGTCVAICPCGLVPLEMAAFIRTDNLDGANNLGVTECLSCGSCSWACPSHIPLVQYFNYAKGMLKTKERDRTKHERTKTLTEAHRDRLERAAAAKAAAAAAKATTKGTPPAARQPRAEEPAEA; this is encoded by the coding sequence ATGAAACTGTTTGCGATCCGCGGCGGCATCCATCCCGAATACCGCAAAGAACTGGCGAGCGACAAGGCGATCACCGCCCTGCCGATGCCGCAACGGCTGCGCATCCTGCTGCACCAGCACATCGGGGCCCCAGCCCGGCTGCTGGTCGCCGCCGGCGAGCGGGTCCTGAAGGGTCAGATGATCGCCCAGGGCCAGGGGCCGGTCTCGGCCCCCGCCCATGCCCCCACCTCCGGGTACATCGAGTCGGTCAGCGAGGTCACGGCCCCGCACGCCTCCGGCCTGGCGCAGACCGCCGTCGTCCTGGTGCCTGACGGCAAGGAGGAATGGGCGCCCCTGCCCACCCCGCTCGCCGACCCCCTGACGGCCGAACCGCAACTGATCCGCGACCTGGTGGCGCAGGCGGGCATCGTGGGTATGGGCGGCGCGGCCTTCCCGTCGGTGGTGAAGTTGCACCTGGGCACCCAGCGCAAGCTGGAGATGCTGGTCTTGAACGGCGCCGAGTGCGAGCCCTACCTCACCTGCGACGACCGGGTGATGCGCGAGCACCCCGACGAGGTGATCGACGGCGCCCGTATCATGGCGCACGCCCTGGGCGCACCGCTGGTGATCATCGGCATCGAAGACAACAAGCCGGAGGCCCTGGAGGCCATGACCCGGGAGGCCGCCGCCTTCCCCGAGGTGCAGGTGCGCCCGGTCCCGGTCCAGTATCCCATGGGGTCGGAGCGCCACCTGGTGCAGGCCCTGACCGGCCGCGAGACCCCGGCCGCCAAGCTCACCGCCGACATCGGCGCCGTGGTGCACAATGTCGCCACCGCCCAGGCCATCCATCACGCGGTGCGCTTCGGGCGCCCCCTGATCGAGCGCGTCGTCACCGTGAGCGGGCGTGCCGTGCGCGAGCCGCGCAACATCCTCGCCCCCATCGGCGCCCCCGTCACCGCCCTGATCGACTTCTGCGGCGGCCTGGTGGGCGTGCCCGCGCGCCTGGTGCAGGGCGGCCCCATGATGGGCCAGCCGTTGCCGAGCCTGGACGTGCCGGTGATCAAGGGGACCTCCGGCATCCTGGCACTCAACGCCGAGGAGACCGGCGAGGCCGAGGCAGGCCCCTGCATCCGCTGCGGCACCTGCGTGGCCATCTGCCCCTGTGGTCTGGTGCCCCTGGAGATGGCCGCCTTCATCCGCACGGACAACCTGGACGGCGCCAACAACCTGGGCGTGACCGAGTGTCTGTCCTGCGGGAGCTGCTCCTGGGCCTGTCCGTCCCATATCCCGCTGGTGCAGTATTTCAACTACGCCAAGGGGATGCTGAAAACCAAGGAGCGCGACCGGACCAAGCACGAGCGCACCAAGACCCTGACCGAGGCCCATCGGGACCGGCTTGAGCGGGCCGCTGCCGCCAAGGCGGCGGCCGCGGCGGCCAAGGCCACCACCAAAGGAACCCCGCCGGCCGCCCGTCAGCCGCGGGCAGAGGAGCCGGCAGAGGCATGA
- a CDS encoding RnfABCDGE type electron transport complex subunit D — protein MMIETATTSAPYTHSAASVQKTMTTVILALVPATAFNLYLFGWPAVFLFAVTVGACAAMEGLALLISGRRLMPTLGDGSAVLTGWLLAMTLPPWAPWWTGLLGAVFAILLGKQIFGGLGQNLFNPAMVARVALLVSFPVAMTSWVAPHPLFWTGTPGFLEALAITFGGQIPDGYSAATALGLVKTGLSMGQTVSQSVGQLPDLMDMGLGLRAGSLGETSALLILAGGLFLIWKKVITWHVPAAMLGTLFVAATLGHLANPERFTDGTFQILSGAAFLGAFFIATDYVTSPVSKTGQLIFGFGVGLLTWIIRSFAGYPEGVAFAVLLMNSLTPIIDQYTRPRRFGRTRRGEPLAPQGDK, from the coding sequence ATGATGATCGAGACCGCGACTACCAGCGCGCCCTATACCCATTCGGCGGCCAGCGTTCAGAAGACCATGACCACGGTGATCCTGGCCCTGGTGCCGGCCACCGCCTTCAACCTTTATCTCTTCGGCTGGCCCGCCGTCTTCCTGTTCGCCGTCACCGTCGGCGCCTGCGCGGCCATGGAGGGCCTCGCCCTGCTGATCAGCGGGCGCCGCCTGATGCCCACCCTGGGCGACGGCTCGGCCGTGCTGACCGGTTGGCTGTTGGCCATGACGCTGCCGCCCTGGGCGCCCTGGTGGACCGGGCTCCTGGGGGCGGTCTTCGCGATCCTGCTGGGCAAGCAGATCTTCGGCGGGCTGGGCCAGAACCTGTTCAACCCGGCCATGGTGGCGCGCGTCGCGCTGCTCGTCTCCTTCCCGGTGGCCATGACCTCCTGGGTCGCCCCCCATCCGCTGTTCTGGACCGGCACCCCCGGGTTCCTGGAGGCCCTGGCGATCACCTTCGGCGGTCAGATACCGGACGGCTACAGTGCCGCGACCGCCCTGGGACTGGTGAAGACCGGACTCTCGATGGGCCAGACGGTATCCCAGTCCGTGGGGCAGTTGCCGGACCTGATGGACATGGGCCTGGGGCTGCGCGCCGGCAGCCTGGGTGAGACCTCCGCGCTCCTGATCCTGGCCGGCGGGCTCTTCCTGATCTGGAAAAAGGTCATTACCTGGCACGTCCCCGCGGCGATGCTGGGGACCCTGTTCGTGGCCGCGACCCTGGGGCACCTCGCCAACCCGGAGCGCTTCACCGACGGGACCTTTCAAATCCTGTCGGGGGCGGCCTTCCTCGGCGCCTTCTTCATCGCCACCGACTATGTCACCTCGCCGGTCTCGAAGACCGGACAGCTCATCTTCGGCTTCGGGGTCGGGCTGCTCACCTGGATCATCCGCAGCTTCGCCGGCTACCCGGAGGGGGTGGCCTTCGCGGTCCTGCTGATGAATTCGCTGACCCCCATCATCGACCAGTACACCCGGCCGCGCCGGTTCGGACGGACCCGCCGGGGCGAGCCGCTGGCCCCCCAGGGGGACAAATGA
- the rsxG gene encoding electron transport complex subunit RsxG gives MNKNSSLYHGLVLGAFCLGFGLLLAVTDALTAKDIAARAMEDRQNSLAAVIPDAIHDNNPVVDTILLDVAKDEGLTVYLAKKDGLVTGVAYEVSGIGYAGRIKLMLGVGADGRVLGVRALAHKETPGLGDKIEIKKGDWIERFTGLSLGHPPIEKWKVKKDGGQFDQFSGATITPRGVVGAIREGLVFFDARKQELTQPQPPQKVNEVR, from the coding sequence ATGAACAAGAACAGTTCTCTCTATCACGGTCTGGTCCTGGGGGCCTTCTGTCTGGGCTTCGGGCTGCTGCTCGCCGTCACCGACGCCCTGACCGCCAAGGACATCGCCGCGCGGGCCATGGAAGACCGGCAGAACTCGCTGGCCGCGGTGATCCCCGACGCCATCCATGACAACAACCCGGTCGTGGACACCATCCTCCTCGACGTCGCCAAGGACGAGGGGCTGACGGTCTACCTCGCCAAGAAGGACGGCTTGGTAACCGGTGTGGCCTACGAGGTCAGCGGCATCGGCTACGCGGGTCGGATCAAACTGATGCTGGGGGTCGGCGCCGACGGACGCGTCCTGGGTGTACGGGCCCTGGCCCACAAGGAGACCCCCGGACTCGGTGACAAGATCGAGATCAAGAAAGGCGACTGGATCGAGCGCTTCACGGGCCTGAGCCTGGGCCATCCGCCGATCGAGAAGTGGAAGGTCAAGAAGGACGGCGGCCAGTTCGACCAGTTCAGCGGGGCCACCATCACCCCCCGCGGCGTGGTCGGGGCCATCCGCGAGGGCCTGGTCTTCTTCGACGCCCGCAAACAGGAGCTGACCCAGCCGCAGCCCCCCCAGAAAGTGAACGAGGTACGCTGA
- a CDS encoding electron transport complex subunit E: MATGYGRIARDGLWDNNGVLAMLLGMCPTMAMTTSATNGLGMGLATAVVMAASGGLVATFRDYITQEVRIPVYILIVASMVTLVDLTMNAYMHDLYKVLGLFIPLIVSNCLPLARLESFASKEPVLPSLADGVFMGLGFTLALTAIGAVREILGAGTLFADASLLLGPAFSFMEVRVMPETMGTLMMILPPGGFLVTGFLVVGKRMIDVAGGKAIQMGGAHAV, from the coding sequence ATGGCAACCGGATACGGCAGAATCGCCCGCGACGGACTCTGGGACAACAACGGGGTCCTGGCCATGCTGCTCGGCATGTGCCCGACCATGGCCATGACCACCAGCGCGACCAACGGCCTGGGCATGGGGCTGGCCACGGCGGTCGTCATGGCCGCCTCCGGGGGTCTGGTCGCCACCTTCCGCGACTACATTACCCAAGAGGTGCGGATCCCGGTCTATATCCTGATCGTCGCCTCCATGGTGACCTTGGTGGACCTGACGATGAACGCCTACATGCACGACCTCTACAAGGTGCTCGGGCTCTTCATCCCGCTGATCGTCTCCAACTGCCTGCCGCTGGCGCGGCTGGAGTCCTTCGCCTCCAAGGAGCCGGTGCTGCCGTCGCTGGCGGACGGGGTCTTCATGGGCCTGGGCTTCACGCTCGCCTTGACCGCCATCGGCGCGGTGCGCGAGATCCTCGGTGCCGGCACCCTGTTCGCGGACGCCTCGCTACTGCTCGGCCCCGCGTTCAGCTTCATGGAGGTGCGGGTCATGCCGGAGACGATGGGGACCCTCATGATGATCCTGCCCCCGGGCGGATTCCTGGTCACCGGGTTCCTGGTCGTCGGCAAGCGCATGATCGATGTGGCCGGCGGTAAAGCCATCCAAATGGGCGGCGCCCACGCCGTCTGA
- a CDS encoding RnfH family protein: MKVQLVYANPARQFWVYVEVPDGATVRDVVLRSDVLRQFPEIDLEQQKLGIFGKLTPLDAPVADGDRIEIYRPLVADPKLVKQRGKAGSEAT; encoded by the coding sequence ATGAAGGTTCAACTCGTTTACGCCAACCCGGCGCGCCAGTTCTGGGTCTATGTGGAGGTGCCGGACGGCGCCACGGTGAGAGACGTCGTGCTGCGCTCAGACGTACTGCGGCAGTTTCCGGAGATCGATCTGGAGCAGCAGAAGCTGGGGATTTTCGGCAAGCTCACCCCCTTGGATGCACCGGTAGCGGACGGTGACCGGATCGAGATCTATCGCCCGCTGGTCGCCGACCCCAAGCTGGTGAAACAGCGCGGCAAGGCGGGCAGCGAGGCGACTTAA
- a CDS encoding ATP-binding protein has protein sequence MAIKPWYKVATPREDLREGRPLDAAEFAVHLDHVRDGRAAVDYQDPERFFERTYLTKSLILLASQVIRRLAGEVTETSAVFNMATQFGGGKTHAETLVYHLAKHGPLASRWTGVQTLLLAAGVSAVPAAATAVFVGTEFDSIRGRGGDDGTPKRLTPWGEIAFQLGGAAAFETVARHDQEGTAPAGDVIRDFLPKDRPALILMDELMNYVSRSRKSGLSAQLYDFLHNLSETARGQRNCVLVVSIPASELEMTAEDQSDYDRFKKMLDRLGKPVVMSAEAETSEIIRRRLFEWDLRAVGQDGRVLLTKDALATCNDYADWLLEHRQSIPAEFPVDDGRRQFAATYPFHPVVLSVFERKWQTLPRFQQTRGMLRLLAQWVSNAYLSGFKGAHRDGLIGLGTAPLDDPLFRRAMFEQLGEDRLEGAITTDIIGKPDSFAIRLDSTAVDTIKKARLHRKVATSIFFESSGGQQHKEASLAEIRLAVAEPGLEIGNVETVLEELQTNCYFLTSHNNRYRFSLTPNLNKLLSDRRANIKPPRIEERVRAEVQKVFASQAGVERVYFPERSNQVPDRPVIAIVVLAPDQGLGDAQTLPFIEQVTRDYGNSGRTYKSALIWSIPEAAAGLLEEARKLLAWQDIDEEESDRLDDAQRLQLAQSLKKSERDLREAVWRTYKTIGLLGRDNQIRTIDLGLVHSSAADSLAGLILGRLRQDDEAVDAVNANFLVRNWPPALTEWSTKSVRDAFFASPRFPRLLVIDKLKDTIARGVASGLIAYAGKTPDGRYDPFVFAQDLDAAEIEFSDDLFIVTALEAKKRIEPPTLKYLEVHPDHASVEPGKSLAFTFKGLDQHGQEYPLGALNWSATGGEMTEAGVFRAGDEEGDYTVSAACGMTRATVRIGVKRQETDPVDRRKVPPANPGINWSGQVPPQKWMNFYTKVLAKFVNSGALTVRVNVAVSPPGGLSAQQIEEFKAALSELGLASTVDG, from the coding sequence ATGGCCATCAAACCCTGGTACAAGGTCGCAACGCCGCGCGAGGACCTGCGCGAGGGCCGGCCGCTTGATGCCGCTGAATTTGCCGTCCATCTCGATCATGTCCGGGACGGCCGCGCCGCGGTGGACTACCAGGACCCGGAGCGGTTCTTTGAGCGGACCTATCTCACCAAGAGTCTGATCCTGTTGGCCTCTCAGGTCATCCGGCGCCTCGCGGGCGAGGTCACCGAGACCTCGGCCGTGTTCAACATGGCGACCCAGTTCGGCGGCGGCAAGACCCATGCGGAGACCCTGGTCTATCACCTGGCCAAACACGGCCCTCTGGCATCCAGATGGACGGGTGTACAAACGCTGCTTCTGGCGGCGGGAGTCAGTGCTGTGCCTGCGGCGGCCACCGCCGTTTTCGTCGGCACCGAATTCGATTCCATCCGGGGGCGTGGTGGGGACGACGGCACCCCGAAACGCCTGACGCCCTGGGGCGAGATCGCATTCCAACTGGGCGGCGCGGCGGCCTTTGAGACGGTCGCACGCCACGACCAGGAGGGTACGGCCCCGGCGGGTGATGTCATCCGCGACTTCCTGCCCAAGGATAGACCCGCACTCATCCTCATGGACGAATTGATGAACTATGTGAGCCGCAGCCGCAAGAGCGGCTTATCGGCTCAGCTTTATGACTTCCTGCACAACCTGTCAGAAACGGCGCGTGGGCAGCGCAATTGCGTCCTGGTAGTGTCCATTCCGGCCTCCGAGTTGGAGATGACGGCGGAGGACCAGTCCGATTACGACCGCTTCAAGAAGATGTTGGACCGCTTGGGTAAGCCGGTGGTGATGTCGGCCGAGGCCGAGACCTCGGAGATCATCCGGCGCCGACTCTTCGAGTGGGACCTGCGGGCCGTCGGCCAGGACGGGCGGGTGCTGCTCACGAAGGATGCGCTGGCCACTTGCAATGACTATGCGGACTGGCTGCTGGAGCATCGCCAATCGATCCCCGCCGAGTTCCCCGTCGATGATGGGCGCCGCCAGTTCGCCGCCACCTATCCCTTCCATCCGGTCGTGCTCTCGGTCTTCGAGCGCAAGTGGCAAACGCTCCCCCGCTTTCAGCAGACCCGCGGCATGTTGCGGCTGCTGGCGCAATGGGTGTCGAACGCCTATCTGAGCGGATTCAAGGGTGCCCATCGGGACGGTCTGATCGGTCTGGGCACGGCCCCGCTCGATGACCCGCTGTTTCGCCGCGCCATGTTCGAGCAATTGGGCGAGGATCGCCTTGAGGGCGCGATCACCACCGACATCATCGGCAAGCCGGACTCATTCGCGATACGCCTGGACAGCACCGCGGTCGACACCATCAAGAAGGCGCGCCTGCACCGCAAGGTCGCCACCAGCATCTTCTTCGAGTCGAGCGGGGGGCAGCAGCACAAGGAGGCGAGCCTGGCGGAGATTCGCCTGGCGGTCGCCGAGCCTGGTCTTGAGATCGGCAACGTCGAGACGGTGCTGGAGGAACTCCAAACCAACTGCTATTTCCTCACCAGCCATAACAACCGGTATCGCTTCAGCCTGACGCCGAACCTCAACAAGCTCCTGTCCGACCGCCGGGCCAACATCAAGCCGCCGCGCATCGAGGAGCGGGTAAGGGCCGAAGTCCAGAAGGTCTTCGCCAGTCAGGCGGGCGTCGAGCGGGTCTATTTTCCGGAGCGCAGCAACCAGGTCCCGGACCGGCCCGTCATCGCCATCGTGGTCCTGGCGCCGGATCAGGGGTTGGGCGATGCGCAGACGCTGCCCTTCATTGAGCAGGTCACGCGTGACTACGGGAACTCGGGCCGCACCTACAAGAGCGCCTTGATCTGGTCCATCCCCGAGGCGGCCGCGGGTCTCTTGGAGGAGGCGCGTAAGCTCCTGGCCTGGCAGGACATCGACGAGGAAGAATCCGACCGCCTGGACGATGCCCAAAGGCTGCAACTGGCCCAAAGCCTGAAGAAATCCGAGCGGGACCTGCGGGAGGCCGTCTGGCGTACCTACAAGACGATCGGCCTCTTGGGGCGCGACAATCAGATCCGCACGATCGACCTCGGTCTGGTGCATTCCAGCGCGGCGGACAGTCTGGCCGGGCTCATCCTCGGGCGCTTGCGTCAGGACGACGAGGCCGTGGACGCTGTGAATGCGAATTTCCTGGTCCGCAATTGGCCGCCGGCCCTGACCGAATGGAGCACCAAGTCCGTCAGGGACGCCTTCTTCGCCTCGCCCCGGTTCCCGCGGCTGCTGGTCATCGACAAGCTCAAGGACACCATCGCCCGCGGGGTGGCGAGCGGCCTGATCGCCTATGCCGGTAAGACCCCGGATGGGCGCTATGACCCCTTCGTCTTTGCGCAGGACCTCGACGCGGCCGAGATCGAGTTCAGCGACGATCTATTCATCGTCACTGCCCTGGAGGCGAAAAAGCGCATCGAGCCGCCGACGCTGAAATATCTGGAGGTGCACCCCGATCACGCAAGCGTCGAGCCAGGCAAGAGCCTGGCCTTCACCTTCAAGGGGCTGGATCAGCACGGCCAGGAGTACCCGCTGGGGGCCTTGAACTGGTCGGCGACCGGTGGCGAGATGACTGAGGCCGGCGTGTTCCGCGCGGGCGACGAGGAGGGCGATTACACGGTGTCCGCGGCCTGCGGCATGACCAGGGCGACGGTCCGGATTGGGGTCAAGCGCCAGGAGACGGACCCGGTCGACCGGCGCAAGGTGCCCCCAGCAAACCCGGGGATCAACTGGTCGGGCCAGGTGCCGCCGCAGAAGTGGATGAATTTTTACACCAAGGTCCTGGCAAAGTTCGTCAACTCGGGTGCCTTGACCGTGCGGGTGAATGTCGCTGTCAGCCCGCCGGGGGGGCTCTCCGCGCAGCAGATCGAGGAGTTCAAGGCGGCATTGAGCGAGCTTGGTCTCGCCTCGACCGTCGATGGCTAG
- a CDS encoding DUF433 domain-containing protein, whose protein sequence is MNQDPLLQRITINPAIFGGKPIIRGRRLAVEHVLGMLAAGDDPDTLLAGYAWLEREDILACLAYAHRMVETERVEPLIVSGGA, encoded by the coding sequence ATGAACCAAGATCCACTGTTACAGCGCATCACCATCAATCCGGCGATCTTCGGCGGCAAGCCGATCATTCGTGGTCGTCGGCTGGCCGTGGAGCATGTCTTGGGAATGCTTGCGGCCGGCGACGACCCTGACACCCTTCTGGCGGGCTACGCCTGGCTTGAACGAGAGGACATACTCGCTTGTCTAGCCTACGCCCATCGGATGGTCGAGACTGAGCGGGTCGAGCCTCTGATCGTCAGCGGGGGGGCATGA
- a CDS encoding UPF0175 family protein has protein sequence MTTLTIDLPEDVFPALRRAPNEFLQEMRIEAAAQWYDQQRVSQEKGAEIAGLSRAEFIDELARRRIQVVQVTFEEVMEEMHRAEIGEAR, from the coding sequence ATGACGACGCTGACCATCGACCTGCCGGAAGACGTGTTCCCCGCGTTGCGCCGGGCACCGAATGAGTTTCTTCAAGAGATGCGTATCGAAGCGGCGGCCCAGTGGTATGACCAGCAACGGGTCTCCCAAGAGAAGGGGGCGGAGATCGCCGGTCTCTCGCGGGCGGAGTTCATTGATGAGCTTGCGCGTCGGCGGATTCAGGTGGTCCAGGTGACCTTTGAGGAGGTGATGGAGGAAATGCACCGTGCGGAGATTGGTGAAGCACGGTGA
- a CDS encoding DUF1156 domain-containing protein, producing MTAYPKRLIEVDLPIKRISAHARREKSIRHGHISTLHIWWARRPLAACRAVICAALWPDPADDLCPEAFTRVAKERMLDWAREHLRLASPESAARMVATQKDPDRLADPLVLRRALLDFIADFANWDNSTVPAYLATSRALTQAAHEALGGEPGTRPLVVDPFAGGGSIPLEALRVGADAFASDLNPVAVLLNKVVLEYIPKYGQRLADEVRKWGEWIKREAEKELAEFYPKDADGATPIAYLWARTIRCEGPGCGAEVPLIRSLWLAKKATRSIALQLAPRPEAKRVDFRIIRKARDGWLDNDDPSYQIRDPDLDGTVKRGSATCPCCGYTTAVANVRKQLKERRGGTADARLLAIVASRDNEPGRSFRLPTPADLMAAQKADDELKRRKMAHGGSLSLSPSEEISLNGIRRISVPIYGMTVWGDLFSPRQLLALTTYISLVKAAAEQRPADGMSAAVQTILGLAISRWTDICNSLCRWEATKTQVHNLFGRQAVPMVWDFAEPQVFADAAGNYSVTLETMLEFIQRQAVISTVGVAQAASAAAHTLPSDCADAFVTDPPYYDAVPYAYLSDFFYVWLRRSVGHVHPDLFKGPAVPKDAEIVVDRTHELSVTTHDIEFYESELTKAFAEGRRIAKPDAIGTIVFASKTTASWEAILKAVVDAGWIITGSWPIDTEREARIAAQGQSRLASSVHLVCRPREHPDGSVRTDDIGAWRDVLAELPVRIHDWMPRLAEEGVVGADAIFACLGPALEIFSRYARVEKASGETVTLKEYLEQVWAAVAKEALSLVFAGADTAGFEPDARLTAMWLWTLNAGANADPPAGPDDLFSAAPDDDEPVAKGKLKGGFTLEYDAARKIAQGLGAHLEELPHLVEIKGDQARLLPVCERTKHLFGKDEAQTPMRGRGHKKPVQGDLFADLKDLEEEVGWGVTGAPKAGETALDRIHQGMILFAAGRGEALKRFLVEDGAGRDQRFWGLAQALSALYPAHTEEKRWVDGVLARKKSLGF from the coding sequence GTGACCGCCTACCCCAAACGCCTGATCGAGGTCGACCTGCCGATCAAGCGCATCTCCGCCCATGCGCGGCGCGAGAAGTCGATCCGGCACGGGCATATCTCGACCCTGCATATCTGGTGGGCGCGACGTCCGCTGGCCGCCTGCCGGGCGGTGATCTGCGCGGCCCTGTGGCCGGACCCGGCGGATGACCTTTGTCCGGAGGCATTCACGCGCGTGGCAAAGGAGCGGATGCTCGACTGGGCGCGGGAGCACCTGCGGCTTGCCAGCCCTGAGAGTGCCGCGCGGATGGTTGCCACCCAGAAGGACCCCGACCGGCTCGCAGACCCGCTGGTGTTGCGCCGGGCGCTGCTCGACTTCATCGCCGACTTCGCCAACTGGGACAACTCCACCGTCCCCGCGTATCTCGCCACCAGTCGCGCCCTGACCCAGGCGGCGCATGAGGCCTTGGGTGGGGAGCCGGGCACCCGCCCGCTGGTGGTCGATCCCTTTGCCGGCGGCGGCTCCATCCCGCTGGAGGCGCTGCGGGTGGGGGCGGATGCCTTTGCCAGTGACCTCAATCCGGTGGCCGTGCTGCTCAACAAGGTCGTGCTCGAATATATTCCCAAGTACGGGCAGCGGCTTGCCGATGAGGTCCGCAAGTGGGGGGAGTGGATCAAGCGCGAGGCCGAGAAGGAGTTGGCCGAGTTTTATCCCAAGGACGCGGACGGGGCGACGCCTATTGCCTATCTGTGGGCGCGGACCATTCGATGTGAGGGGCCGGGATGCGGGGCGGAGGTGCCGCTGATCCGCTCGCTCTGGTTGGCGAAGAAGGCCACCCGCTCCATCGCCTTGCAGTTGGCACCGAGACCCGAGGCCAAGCGGGTGGATTTTCGGATCATCCGCAAAGCGCGCGATGGCTGGTTGGATAACGACGACCCCTCATACCAGATCCGAGACCCGGATTTGGATGGTACCGTCAAACGCGGTTCTGCGACATGCCCGTGCTGCGGATATACGACAGCGGTTGCGAACGTGCGCAAACAGTTGAAGGAAAGGCGTGGTGGAACGGCAGATGCCAGACTGCTGGCGATTGTTGCATCGCGCGACAATGAGCCGGGGCGATCTTTTCGGTTGCCCACTCCGGCTGACCTGATGGCGGCTCAGAAGGCTGATGATGAGCTGAAGCGTAGGAAAATGGCCCACGGTGGCAGTCTGAGCCTGTCTCCAAGCGAAGAAATCTCTCTCAACGGAATCAGGCGAATCAGTGTTCCTATCTATGGAATGACGGTGTGGGGAGATTTGTTCTCTCCCCGCCAATTGTTGGCGCTCACTACCTATATTTCACTGGTGAAGGCGGCTGCCGAGCAACGTCCTGCGGACGGAATGTCAGCGGCGGTTCAGACGATACTGGGGCTGGCCATCAGCCGTTGGACCGACATCTGTAATTCACTTTGTCGCTGGGAGGCGACGAAGACCCAGGTTCATAACCTATTCGGCCGGCAAGCGGTGCCAATGGTCTGGGATTTCGCCGAGCCACAGGTCTTTGCCGACGCGGCCGGGAACTATTCCGTGACACTTGAAACGATGCTGGAGTTTATCCAGCGCCAAGCGGTCATTTCCACAGTGGGGGTGGCGCAGGCGGCATCGGCCGCGGCGCATACCTTACCGAGCGATTGCGCGGACGCCTTCGTCACTGACCCGCCCTATTATGATGCGGTACCTTACGCCTATCTCTCCGATTTTTTTTATGTCTGGCTGCGGCGCAGCGTTGGTCACGTTCACCCGGATTTATTCAAGGGGCCTGCGGTCCCAAAGGATGCTGAGATCGTCGTCGACCGGACGCATGAACTCAGCGTTACCACGCACGACATCGAGTTTTACGAAAGCGAATTGACCAAGGCCTTTGCGGAAGGCCGACGAATCGCCAAACCGGACGCCATCGGAACTATCGTATTTGCCAGCAAGACGACGGCCAGTTGGGAGGCGATTCTGAAGGCCGTGGTCGATGCCGGTTGGATCATTACCGGATCTTGGCCTATTGACACAGAGAGGGAAGCGCGGATTGCGGCCCAAGGCCAATCGCGCCTCGCCTCCTCCGTCCATCTCGTCTGCCGCCCGCGCGAACACCCCGACGGCTCAGTCCGCACCGATGACATCGGTGCTTGGCGCGACGTGCTGGCCGAGTTGCCGGTGCGCATCCACGACTGGATGCCCCGCCTGGCCGAGGAGGGCGTCGTCGGCGCGGACGCCATCTTCGCCTGTCTCGGTCCGGCCCTGGAGATCTTCTCGCGCTATGCCCGGGTGGAGAAGGCCAGCGGCGAGACCGTCACGCTCAAGGAGTACCTGGAGCAGGTCTGGGCGGCGGTCGCCAAGGAGGCCCTGTCGCTGGTCTTCGCCGGGGCCGATACCGCGGGTTTCGAGCCGGATGCCCGGCTCACCGCCATGTGGCTGTGGACGCTGAACGCGGGCGCGAATGCCGACCCGCCAGCGGGTCCGGACGATCTGTTCAGCGCGGCGCCGGACGACGATGAACCCGTGGCCAAGGGCAAGTTGAAGGGCGGCTTCACGCTGGAATACGACGCCGCCCGCAAGATCGCCCAGGGTCTCGGCGCCCACCTGGAAGAACTGCCGCACCTGGTCGAGATCAAGGGCGATCAGGCCCGACTGCTGCCGGTCTGCGAGCGCACCAAACACCTCTTCGGCAAGGACGAGGCACAGACCCCGATGCGCGGTCGCGGCCACAAGAAGCCGGTTCAGGGCGACCTGTTCGCCGATCTCAAGGACCTCGAGGAGGAGGTCGGCTGGGGCGTTACCGGCGCACCCAAGGCCGGCGAGACGGCCCTGGACCGCATCCACCAGGGCATGATCCTGTTCGCCGCCGGCCGCGGCGAGGCGCTCAAGCGCTTCCTGGTCGAAGACGGCGCGGGTCGCGATCAGCGCTTCTGGGGGCTTGCCCAGGCACTCTCCGCGCTCTACCCTGCCCATACCGAAGAGAAGCGCTGGGTCGATGGGGTCCTGGCGCGCAAAAAATCGCTCGGCTTTTGA